The following coding sequences lie in one Aspergillus puulaauensis MK2 DNA, chromosome 3, nearly complete sequence genomic window:
- a CDS encoding uncharacterized protein (COG:S;~EggNog:ENOG410PQM4), whose amino-acid sequence MKRRFELPSPSFGGSRDTSRISHRRKKSPHFKASRNRLDSQPNFIMATSIAGAPLFSAARARTAVLSPSSTIALSQCRQFSLSAQYSALQKGMPQTLSVKQPSQPSMKSRGQNMSRSELPQDIGLLPGTYIRPLWRDMPSIFQQPRERLHFEWLWVKSWFQNFLGLFVYSKTGGKGLPLRLKERRQIAREFHQRMYSAFADGDATTLRKICCTGLANNLIGRIAARPKGEIVTWSLDKYIRSPSTFFTGIRVVSDRATQIPELADSGVRQVVLRITSRQSTGKAQRQISGDYVPADVKQRDCTEYIVLQKLRWIGEEEGWRVWGHATPTTIDDLSSPLFAQGLTFAERLDAMKETMGAKK is encoded by the exons ATGAAGCGACGGTTTGAACTCCCAAGTCCCTCATTTGGGGGTTCACGTGACACATCGCGGATTTCTCATCGGCGAAAAAAATCACCGCATTTCAAAGCTTCGAGGAATCGGCTTGACTCGCAACCCAATTTCATAATGGCGACCTCGATCGCGGGTGCACCGCTTTTTTCAGCTGCTCGAGCGCGCACAGCTGTCCTTTCACCGTCATCGACAATCGCTTTGTCGCAATGTCGACAATTCTCGCTCTCCGCCCAATACAGTGCTCTGCAGAAAGGGATGCCTCAGACGCTGTCAGTAAAACAGCCCTCGCAGCCCAGTATGAAGTCTAGGGGCCAAAATATGTCACGATCGGAGCTGCCACAAGATATTGGACTATTACCGGGGACCTATATTCGGCCATTGTGGAGGGATATGCCGTCCATCTTTCAACAGCCAAGGGAACGACTACACTTTGAATGGCTGTGGGTAAAATCATGGTTCCAGAATTTCTTGGG GCTCTTCGTATATAGTAAAACAGGTGGCAAAGGACTTCCTTTACGGTTGAAGGAACGGCGACAGATAGCGCGCGAATTCCACCAACGGATGTACTCTGCATTTGCCGA TGGAGATGCTACGACACTACGCAAGATCTGTTGCACTGGCCTCGCAAACAACCTTATCGGCCGCATCGCAGCCCGCCCCAAGGGCGAGATAGTCACCTGGTCCCTGGACAAATACATTCGATCTCCTTCCACCTTCTTCACAGGAATCCGTGTCGTGTCAGATCGCGCTACTCAAATTCCCGAGTTGGCCGATTCTGGCGTGCGCCAGGTTGTCCTCCGTATCACGAGTCGCCAGTCAACAGGCAAGGCGCAGCGACAGATATCAGGAGATTATGTTCCTGCAGATGTCAAGCAGCGGGACTGCACCGAATACATCGTTCTCCAGAAACTTCGGTGGattggtgaggaggagggctggcGTGTCTGGGGTCACGCCACACCCACAACCATTGACGACCTAAGCAGTCCGCTCTTTGCTCAAGGACTCACGTTTGCAGAACGTCTCGACGCGATGAAGGAAACTATGGGAGCGAAGAAATAG
- a CDS encoding pleiotropic drug resistance family ABC transporter (COG:Q;~EggNog:ENOG410PG6M;~InterPro:IPR034001,IPR043926,IPR027417,IPR003593, IPR010929,IPR017871,IPR029481,IPR003439,IPR013525, IPR034003;~PFAM:PF01061,PF00005,PF06422,PF14510;~TransMembrane:12 (i524-546o558-581i593-615o635-656i668-687o773-794i1193-1212o1224-1247i1268-1294o1314-1336i1348-1372o1466-1486i);~go_component: GO:0016020 - membrane [Evidence IEA];~go_component: GO:0016021 - integral component of membrane [Evidence IEA];~go_function: GO:0005524 - ATP binding [Evidence IEA];~go_function: GO:0016887 - ATPase activity [Evidence IEA];~go_function: GO:0042626 - ATPase-coupled transmembrane transporter activity [Evidence IEA];~go_process: GO:0055085 - transmembrane transport [Evidence IEA]), translating into MSFLGSVVPNVPRSQSVVSHNIQQSQGFGEDDKAGHNLSTNAQTGSFEKDKSEDGETLHGDEPDVETRVVSLARRLTRQSTRLTAKSTLENPFFLDDSESALNPHGANFRVRDWMKMLLEIRSRDPERYPDRTAGVAFKSLSVHGFGSPTDYQKDVSNVLLEVGTMVRRLVGIRMPKIQILRDFEGLVKSGEMLVVLGRPGSGCSTFLKTIAGEMNGIQVSEDAVMNYQGISAKSMQNSFRGEAIYTAENDVHFPQLSVGDTLTFAALARAPRNRLEGVSQKQHAEHMRDVVMAMLGLSHTINTRVGNDFVRGVSGGERKRVSIAEATLSQAPLQCWDNSTRGLDSANALEFCKNLALMSKYTGSTACVAIYQASQNAYDVFHKVTVLYEGRQIYFGRTEDAKRFFVDMGFECPERQTTADFLTSLTSPSERSIRPGFEDRVPRTPDEFAAAWKGSEDRAKLMQEIEEFERQYPIGGPSYNAFVEARKAMQSKRQRVKSPYTISAWNQISLCVSRGFQRLRGDFSLTATALIGNFIMALIIGSVFFDLTDDTSSFYYRGALLFFAVLLNAFSSALEILTLYAQRPIVEKQSRYAFYHPFAEAVASMLCDTPYKLINSLTFNLPLYFMTNLRRDAGAFFTFWIFSVVTTFTMSMIFRTIASTSRSLSQALVPAAILILGMVIYTGFTIPTRNMLGWSRWMNYINPIAYSFESFMVNEFHGRQFDCAGIIPSQGEYDNISMQYRICSTVGAESGSSIVDGGKFVELSYNYTKGHLWRNMGILIGFMVFFAFTYLVGTEYISEQKSKGEVLLFRRGHQPNIPRSEADPENPSQPASAPKTEESARQTSAKIQRQTAIFHWEDVCYDIKIKGQPRRILDHVDGWVKPGTCTALMGVSGAGKTTLLDVLATRVTMGVITGSMLVDGRLRDQSFQRKTGYVQQQDLHLATSTVREALRFSALLRQPTHLSRQEKLDYVEEVIKLLGMEAYADAIVGVPGEGLNVEQRKRLTIGVELAAKPQLLLFLDEPTSGLDSQTSWSILDLIDTLAQHGQAILCTIHQPSAMLFQRFDRLLLLASGGRTIYFGEIGANSSTLSNYFVRNGSQPLPPGDNPAEWMLEVIGAAPGSHTEIDWVKKWRESSEYAKVKEHLAELKSTLSEKPIDSSDPGALSEFAAPFHVQLWECLIRVFAQYYRTPTYIWSKAALCVLTSLYIGFSFFKAPTSIQGLQNQMFSVFMLMTIFGNLVQQIMPNFVTQRSLYEARERPSKAYSWQAFMTANIIVELPWNTLMAALIFFCWYYPIGLYDNAKPTNAVTERGGLMFLLIWTFLLFTSTFAHMIIAGIELAETGGNIATMLFSLCLIFCGVLSTPDAMPGFWIFMYRVSPFTYLVSAMLSTGLSGTNVECEAVEYLKFDPPDNRTCGSYMQDYIDAMQSGYLQDQDATSQCAFCTMDKTDNYLMQIGSNFDDAWRNFGLMWVYIFFNIAGAVFIYWLARVPKGKKMAGKT; encoded by the exons ATGTCGTTCCTCGGATCTGTCGTTCCCAATGTACCACGATCCCAGTCGGTAGTCAGTCACAACATACAACAGTCACAGGGATTCGGCGAGGATGACAAAGCTGGTCACAATCTCTCCACAAATGCTCAAACTGGCAGTTTTGAGAAGGATAAAAgtgaggatggagagacacTACATGGGGATGAGCCGGATGTGGAAACTCGCGTGGTTTCACTGGCCAGACGCTTGACTCGCCAGTCCACGAGATTAACAGCAAAAAGCACCCTCGAGAATCCGTTCTTCCTCGACGACTCTGAATCGGCTCTTAACCCTCATGGTGCAAACTTCCGGGTCCGGGATTGGATGAAAATGCTATTAGAGATCCGGTCTCGTGATCCAGAGAGATACCCTGACCGCACAGCCGGTGTGGCCTTCAAGAGTCTTAGTGTCCATGGTTTTGGCTCACCCACCGATTACCAGAAAGATGTCTCGAATGTGCTCCTCGAAGTTGGAACCATGGTTCGCAGGCTAGTTGGGATAAGGATGCCAAAAATTCAGATTCTCCGGGACTTTGAAGGATTGGTCAAGAGTGGCGAGATGCTTGTTGTCCTGGGAAGACCTGGAAGTGGATGTTCCACTTTTCTCAAGACCATTGCAGGCGAGATGAATGGAATACAGGTGTCAGAAGACGCAGTGATGAATTATCAAG GTATCTCTGCCAAAAGCATGCAAAATTCGTTCCGAGGCGAGGCCATATATACAGCAGAAAATGATGTTCATTTCCCCCAGCTCTCGGTGGGTGACACGCTAACATTCGCTGCTCTCGCAAGAGCACCGCGTAACCGTCTCGAGGGTGTGAGTCAGAAGCAGCATGCGGAGCACATGAGAGATGTGGTAATGGCCATGCTTGGCCTCTCGCATACGATCAATACCCGTGTGGGTAATGACTTTGTTCGTGGTGTTAGTGGTGGTGAAAGAAAGCGCGTCAGTATCGCAGAGGCAACACTAAGCCAGGCCCCACTTCAGTGCTGGGATAATAGCACGAGAGGTCTCGATAGCGCGAATGCTTTGGAGTTTTGCAAGAACCTGGCTTTGATGAGCAAGTATACTGGCTCTACCGCTTGCGTGGCCATCTACCAAGCATCCCAGAACGCATATGATGTTTTCCATAAGGTCACTGTTCTCTATGAAGGGAGGCAGATCTATTTTGGACGCACAGAGGATGCAAAAAGGTTCTTCGTGGACATGGGATTCGAGTGTCCCGAGCGCCAAACAACTGCAGATTTCTTAACATCACTCACTAGCCCTTCAGAACGTTCGATACGCCCTGGATTCGAAGATCGCGTGCCTCGCACGCCCGACGAATTCGCGGCGGCATGGAAAGGAAGCGAAGACCGTGCGAAACTCATGCAGGAAATTGAGGAGTTCGAAAGGCAGTACCCCATTGGTGGGCCCTCCTATAATGCCTTCGTGGAGGCACGAAAGGCCATGCAATCAAAGCGCCAGCGTGTGAAGTCTCCATATACAATCTCAGCATGGAACCAGATCTCCCTATGTGTTAGTCGCGGATTTCAGCGTCTCCGCGGGGACTTCAGTCTTACGGCAACCGCCTTGATTGGAAATTTCATTATGGCCTTGATTATCGGATCCGTATTCTTCGATCTTACAGACGACACGAGCAGTTTTTACTACCGAGGggctctccttttcttcgcaGTCCTCTTAAACGCATTCTCGAGTGCCTTGGAGATCTTGACGCTCTATGCCCAACGACCAATAGTAGAAAAGCAATCAAGATATGCATTCTACCATCCTTTTGCGGAGGCAGTGGCGTCGATGCTATGCGATACACCCTACAAGCTTATCAACTCTTTAACGTTCAATCTACCCTTGTACTTCATGACCAACCTTCGCCGTGACGCTGGTGCCTTTTTTACATTCTGGATCTTTTCGGTTGTTACCACGTTTACCATGTCAATGATCTTTCGAACTATTGCCTCGACATCTCGTTCATTATCTCAAGCTCTCGTGCCCGCGGCTATTTTGATACTAGGAATGGTGATTTACACGGGCTTTACTATTCCTACTCGAAATATGCTTGGCTGGTCCCGTTGGATGAACTATATTAATCCGATTGCCTACTCATTTGAGAGTTTTATGGTCAATGAATTCCATGGTCGGCAGTTTGACTGTGCCGGTATCATTCCATCTCAGGGGGAATATGATAACATATCCATGCAGTACCGAATTTGTTCAACGGTTGGCGCAGAGTCCGGATCTTCGATTGTGGATGGGGGAAAGTTTGTAGAATTGAGCTACAACTATACCAAAGGCCATCTATGGCGAAATATGGGCATCTTGATCGGTTTTATGGtgttcttcgccttcacctACCTGGTCGGCACAGAGTATATATCGGAGCAAAAGTCGAAAGGCGAAGTTCTCCTATTCCGCCGCGGGCATCAGCCAAACATTCCCAGAAGCGAGGCCGACCCCGAGAACCCTAGCCAACCCGCCAGTGCCCCGAAAACCGAAGAATCCGCACGTCAGACCTCTGCTAAGATTCAGAGGCAAACTGCAATTTTTCATTGGGAAGATGTCTGTTAtgatataaagataaaaggACAGCCAAGAAGGATCCTTGACCATGTCGATGGCTGGGTCAAACCTGGCACCTGTACCGCGCTGATGGGTGTATCTGGAGCGGGTAAGACAACATTACTAGATGTCTTGGCCACACGGGTCACCATGGGCGTTATTACCGGCTCAATGCTTGTTGATGGGCGCTTGCGAGATCAATCATTCCAGCGCAAAACCGGATATGTGCAGCAACAAGATCTACACTTGGCTACATCAACCGTACGGGAAGCTCTCAGGTTCAGTGCATTACTACGACAACCCACCCACCTAAGTCGCCAGGAAAAGCTTGATTATGTCGAAGAAGTTATTAAGCTCCTGGGAATGGAGGCCTACGCAGACGCCATTGTGGGCGTTCCTGGAGAGGGGCTAAATGTTGAACAGCGCAAGCGATTAACAATTGGAGTAGAGCTTGCCGCTAAGCCTCAGCTTCTGCTATTTTTGGATGAGCCAACCTCTGGCCTTGATAGTCAGACCTCTTGGTCAATTTTAGACCTAATTGATACCCTGGCTCAGCACGGGCAAGCAATCCTTTGCACCATCCACCAACCCTCAGCCATGTTATTCCAGCGATTCGACAGACTTCTCCTGCTAGCGTCTGGAGGGCGGACCATCTATTTCGGAGAAATCGGGGCTAACTCTTCAACACTTTCGAATTACTTCGTACGCAATGGCTCTCAACCATTGCCTCCTGGAGATAATCCAGCCGAGTGGATGCTGGAAGTCATTGGAGCAGCCCCAGGCTCCCACACCGAGATTGACTGGGTAAAAAAGTGGCGCGAAAGTTCGGAATatgccaaggtcaaggagcaTCTCGCCGAGTTGAAATCCACGTTGTCGGAAAAACCAATCGATTCGTCGGATCCAGGTGCTTTGAGCGAGTTCGCCGCTCCGTTCCATGTCCAGCTGTGGGAGTGCCTTATTCGGGTGTTTGCTCAATACTATCGCACGCCAACTTATATTTGGTCTAAAGCCGCCCTTTGTGTTCTCACATCACTATATATTGGATTCTCATTCTTCAAAGCTCCCACGTCTATACAAGGCTTGCAGAACCAAATGTTCAGTGTTTTCATGTTGATGACAATCTTTGGCAATCTGGTACAACAGATTATGCCTAATTTTGTCACCCAGCGCTCTCTATATGAAGCACGGGAGCGTCCATCCAAAGCATATTCATGGCAGGCATTCATGACtgctaatattatagttGAACTTCCTTGGAACACCCTCATGGCAGCACTTATATTTTTCTGTTGGTACTATCCCATTGGCTTGTATGACAATGCGAAGCCAACAAATGCGGTAACAGAGCGCGGTGGCCTAATGTTCTTGTTAATCTGGACATTCTTGCTTTTTACTTCCACATTTGCGCATATGATTATTGCAGGAATCGAGCTGGCTGAGACTGGAGGCAATATTGCGACAATGTTATTCTCCCTCTGTTTGATTTTTTGCGGTGTTCTCTCAACTCCGGACGCCATGCCTggcttctggatcttcatgtATCGAGTGTCGCCCTTTACATATCTGGTCTCAGCGATGCTTTCGACGGGACTGTCAGGGACGAATGTTGAGTGTGAAGCCGTGGAATATCTCAAATTCGACCCACCGGACAATCGCACATGTGGAAGCTACATGCAAGACTATATTGACGCGATGCAAAGTGGCTATCTCCAAGACCAGGATGCCACTTCTCAATGCGCGTTTTGCACCATGGACAAGACAGACAACTACCTCATGCAAATCGGCAGCAATTTCGATGATGCCTGGAGAAATTTTGGCCTGATGTGGGTTTACATCTTCTTCAATATCGCCGGAGCAGTGTTCATCTACTGGCTGGCCCGTGTACCAAAGGGCAAGAAAATGGCAGGGAAGACATAA
- a CDS encoding RNA-binding protein (BUSCO:EOG09265DRM;~COG:S;~EggNog:ENOG410QDTF;~InterPro:IPR000504,IPR012677,IPR035979;~PFAM:PF00076;~go_function: GO:0003676 - nucleic acid binding [Evidence IEA]), translating into MAEKKRKLENPPEDIASTEPEGKKAKRESKREGKREKKDKKSKQKDAVNIGNGDEETEVNEKKEKREKQEKEKKDKKEKKEKKDKKDKKEKKDKKEKKDKKSKDVTSEEEPAEKTNGAEPEPEVSEQLADAMEIDGDTEVKEKSEKGKKKEKKKAKKEKKQKEQGSQEPEQSQEQETQESAAPNKKAARFIVFVGNLPYSANTESLKAHFEKIQPISVRVATQPDKPTKSRGFGFVEFDNYDRMKTCLKLYHHSSFDDGKYPPRRINVELTAGGGGKSEHRTAKIEYKNQKLTEERKRQGKDIQTEKVKKTKTEETGADDYADVHPSRRGHMA; encoded by the exons atggccgagaagaagcgcaagctcgAGAACCCGCCTGAGGATATCGCGTCCACTGAACCCGAAGGAAAGAAGGCTAAGCGCGAGTCAAAGCGGGAggggaaaagggaaaagaaagacaagaagagcaagcagAAGGATGCTGTTAACATCGggaatggcgatgaagaaaccGAGGTGaacgagaagaaggagaagagagagaagcaggagaaggaaaagaaagataagaaggagaagaaggagaagaaggacaagaaggacaagaaggagaagaaggacaagaaagaaaagaaggacaagaaatcAAAAGATGTAACGAGTGAGGAGGAACCGGCCGAAAAGACTAATGGCGCTGAACCAGAGCCTGAAGTTAGCGAGCAACTAGCAGACGCGATGGAGATTGATGGCGATACTGAGGTAAAAGAGAAGtcggaaaagggaaagaagaaggagaagaagaaggcaaagaaagaaaagaagcagaaggagcaaGGAAGCCAGGAACCAGAACAGAGCCAGGAACAAGAGACGCAAGAATCTGCTGCCCCAAACAAGAAGGCAGCCAgattcatcgtcttcgttg GAAACCTACCCTACTCTGCCAACACCGAATCCCTAAAAGCACACTTCGAGAAGATACAACCGATATCCGTGCGGGTGGCTACGCAACCAGACAAGCCCACGAAATCTCGCGGATTCGGGTTCGTCGAGTTCGACAACTACGACCGTATGAAGACCTGTCTGAAGCTCTATCATCACTCGTCGTTCGATGACGGCAAATACCCCCCTCGCCGGATTAACGTTGAATTGAC TGCCGGCGGCGGTGGAAAGTCGGAACACCGGACAGCCAAGATTGAGTATAAAAACCAGAAGCTCacggaggaaagaaaacgcCAGGGCAAGGATATTCAgacggagaaggtgaagaagactaAGACGGAGGAAACCGGCGCAGACGACTATGCGGATGTGCACCCCAGTAGAAGAGGTCACATGGCTTAA
- a CDS encoding fungal specific transcription factor domain-containing protein (COG:S;~EggNog:ENOG410Q1SV;~InterPro:IPR007219;~PFAM:PF04082;~go_function: GO:0003677 - DNA binding [Evidence IEA];~go_function: GO:0008270 - zinc ion binding [Evidence IEA];~go_process: GO:0006351 - transcription, DNA-templated [Evidence IEA]), translated as MKMDTSGTNHVDSRSQPVQRPVFEARSVVNSRALDKGRARSQRRKQRGNRHRTQEQQCGRNQEPEQPNKKRLKTKNDPNGTRRHRNLKNLMMIERLETNIGRMEARLQGLGFDLCNEETTQASPQQLVSNSLHSTPSPYASDPGNFLDQASFRGEPHPQGICGNLEESHAAAIPELAQEGDVLVTHEVKEDLFPDFGCLVLPRCILDTPAARSLPALSHEGLEWVSQQSGVTPGLFPGRHINTMSFGPLGPLGSLCDDFPRKTFCPLPSRGEASSLLHEYLQNFNSMCPLFEQAKLVSLFNQDNLEASLRSPALWASANVVFALGITFRINDGVVLQSEYQRSWLFIKNAFGTFHHLCLGQPDMWSIQALLGMSVFFLGTMSAEPCCFLVTAAIRMIHQIGLGKGEESVTLDSEYKDHRRIIFWIAYCLDREVSLRFGRPPTQSDDDMSIDLPTDTPIGNASIIPSMYQRVEFDAFRAHCQLATIKGQVYKDLYSAAAKNRSLSELITSVGALDQMLENWKEELPSKYQPESQRLQSISMTLLYLHCSYFNCIIAMHRLIASRGIRTGDDLVRKYQNFSFSASLSGSRRVFSSESLCTNAARASIRLMKYIPEGHISAVGILIHYPIVALSTLSSSIIQNPVDASRLSDMGLIDQVETLLSSLVASIPNQAIAQLKTYCANYRAAAKAAIQKTMQFCANKDPIN; from the exons ATGAAGATGGACACGAGTGGAACCAACCACGTTGACTCTCGCTCCCAACCAGTGCAGCGGCCAGTATTCGAGGCGCGAAGCGTCGTTAATTCTCGGGCATTAGACAAGGGACGCGCAAGAAGCCAACGAAGAAAGCAA CGGGGCAACAGACATCGAACTCAGGAGCAACAATGTGGGAGAAATCAGGAGCCAGAGCAGCCAAACAAGAAAAGGCTCAAGACGAAAAATGACCCGAATGGGACTAGACGTCACAGAAACCTGAAAAA CCTTATGATGATCGAGCGCTTAGAGACCAATATAGGGCGAATGGAGGCTCGCTTACAGGGTTTGGGTTTCGACCTATGCAATGAGGAAACGACACAAGCCTCGCCGCAGCAATTGGTGTCCAACAGTCTACAttcaacgccatcaccaTACGCCTCCGATCCTGGGAACTTTCTGGACCAAGCATCCTTCAGGGGTGAACCACATCCCCAAGGCATCTGCGGAAATTTGGAAGAATCACACGCTGCCGCAATTCCAGAGCTAGCACAGGAAGGGGATGTGTTAGTTACTCATGAAGTCAAGGAAGACCTGTTTCCTGATTTTGGATGTCTCGTGCTTCCGAGATGCATACTAGACACGCCAGCTGCTAGAA GCCTCCCGGCTTTATCACACGAAGGTCTGGAGTGGGTGAGTCAACAATCTGGCGTAACTCCCGGATTATTCCCCGGTAGGCATATCAATACTATGTCATTCGGGCCGTTAGGGCCATTAGGGTCATTATGTGACGACTTTCCAAGAAAAACCTTTTGTCCACTGCCGTCCAGAGGAGAGGCCTCGTCGCTGTTGCATGAGTATCTACAGAATTTCAACAGCATGTGCCCTCTGTTCGAGCAGGCCAAGCTTGTCTCTCTCTTCAACCAAGACAATCTAGAAGCTTCTCTTCGCAGTCCTGCGTTGTGGGCTAGTGCCAATGTTGTGTTTGCCCTAGGAATCACATTTCGCATCAATGATGGGGTTGTTTTGCAATCAGAGTACCAAAGAAGTTGGCTTTTCATCAAAAATGCCTTCGGTACCTTCCATCATCTTTGTCTGGGTCAGCCAGATATGTGGTCCATCCAGGCACTCTTAGGAATG TCGGTTTTCTTTTTAGGAACGATGTCTGCCGAGCCTTGCTGTTTTCTTGTCACCGCCGCGATACGCATGATTCATCAAATTGGGTTGGGAAAGGGAGAGGAAAGTGTTACGCTCGACTCAGAGTATAAAGATCATCGAAGAATTATATTTTGGATCGCGTACTGCCTTGATAGAGA GGTTTCTCTCCGGTTCGGGAGACCTCCCACGCAAAGCGATGATGATATGAGTATTGACCTACCTACCGATACACCAATAGGCAATGCTAGTATAATACCGTCAATGTATCAGCGTGTCGAATTTGATGCGTTCAGAGCACATTGCCAACTTGCAACCATCAAAGGCCAAGTCTACAAAGATCTATATTCGGCCGCAGCAAAGAATAGATCGCTGTCTGAGTTAATTACTTCCGTCGGAGCGTTGGATCAAATGCTCGAGAACTGGAAGGAGGAACTACCATCGAAATACCAGCCAGAATCACAGCGATTACAATCCATATCGATGACCCTTCTCTATCTCCATTGCTCCTATTTTAATTGCATTATCGCAATGCACAGATTGATTGCAAGCCGAGGAATTCGTACCGGTGATGATCTGGTCAGAAAATACCAAAATTTTAGTTTTTCAGCTTCTCTTTCCGGCTCTCGAAGAGTATTTTCGTCTGAATCTCTCTGCACCAATGCCGCACGTGCCTCTATCAGGCTGATGAAATATATACCAGAGGGACATATATCCGCTGTCGG AATCCTCATCCATTATCCCATTGTTGCTTTGTCAACTCTTTCTTCCAGTATTATCCAGAATCCTGTTGATGCCTCGCGATTATCTGACATGGGGCTCATCGACCAGGTAGAGACGCTCTTGTCTTCGCTCGTTGCAAGTATTCCGAATCAAGCCATCGCACAGCTGAAGACATATTGTGCAAACTATCGCGCTGCTGCAAAAGCTGCAATTCAAAAGACCATGCAATTCTGTGCCAATAAGGATcctataaattaa
- a CDS encoding uncharacterized protein (COG:S;~EggNog:ENOG410PNUC;~InterPro:IPR021100;~TransMembrane:4 (o29-51i63-83o95-112i124-146o);~go_component: GO:0005789 - endoplasmic reticulum membrane [Evidence IEA];~go_process: GO:0034599 - cellular response to oxidative stress [Evidence IEA]) encodes MGREGWAAAIVGSVGQNWDVERRFRVTEVALAIMWCCASAYLSYFFADCMMSRWLLNYTPPAVVIRLLTTNGLIAYITSWVLYLSGASSDPRLLLPAWISITTTLTFLYHATQNHATIKRETAASLLVVSVASFVSMSSLLLQLHLTRENEPEVPLFVLTRKIWDFAVDVVQRMRVANDQIGEL; translated from the exons ATGGGACGTGAGGGGTGGGCGGCAGCGATCGTTGGAAGTGTAGGGCAGAATTGGGATGTTGAGAGAAGATTTCGGGTTACTGAGGTAGCATTGGCTATTATGTGG TGCTGTGCATCCGCatatctttcttatttttttgCTGATTGTATGATGTCTCGTTG GCTTTTGAATTATACCCCCCCTGCTGTTGTTATTCGTCTTCTTACAACGAACGGATTGATTGCATATATCACTTCTTGGGTTCTTTATCTCTCTGGTGCATCTTCAGACCCTCGCCTTCTGTTACCAGCATGGATCTCGATCACAACC ACTTTGACTTTCTTATACCATGCTACTCAGAATCATGCTACGATCAAACGTGAAACTGCAGCCTCTCTTCTTGTCGTGTCAGTAGCAAGTTTCGTGAGCATGTcttcgcttcttctgcagTTACATTTGACACGCGAGAATGAGCCGGAGGTACCACTCTTTGTCTTGACACGAAAGATATGGGATTTCGCCGTCGATGTGGTTCAACGCATGCGGGTTGCGAATGATCAGATTGGGGAGCTGTAG